A DNA window from Syntrophorhabdaceae bacterium contains the following coding sequences:
- a CDS encoding acyltransferase produces MIPDRLLYMIRRAGSSNRRCRKHKTARFYRNTSIINNLGQDNAIVIGAFSHVKGELLTFGHGGAIKIGEYCYVGENTRIWSGKSITIGDRVLISHNCNIFDNDTHPLNPRERHEQFREIIATGHPRAVYLNDEEVVLEDDVLVGANVSILKGVKIGRGAVIGTGSVVIRDVPPFSVVVGNPAEVIREIPPEDRQ; encoded by the coding sequence ATGATACCCGACCGCCTCCTTTATATGATTCGCAGGGCAGGCAGCTCGAACAGGCGTTGCAGGAAACATAAAACCGCCAGGTTCTACCGCAATACCTCGATCATCAACAATCTCGGTCAGGACAACGCGATTGTGATAGGGGCCTTTTCTCATGTAAAGGGGGAGCTCCTCACCTTCGGTCATGGCGGCGCCATAAAGATCGGGGAGTACTGCTATGTGGGGGAGAACACCCGGATATGGTCAGGAAAATCGATCACCATAGGGGACAGGGTACTCATTTCGCATAACTGCAATATATTCGATAACGATACCCATCCCCTCAACCCGAGGGAGAGGCATGAACAATTCAGGGAGATAATCGCGACCGGGCATCCCCGGGCCGTTTACCTCAACGACGAGGAGGTCGTCCTCGAGGATGACGTGCTTGTCGGTGCCAACGTAAGCATTCTCAAAGGAGTGAAAATAGGCAGGGGTGCGGTCATAGGGACGGGAAGCGTGGTAATCAGGGATGTGCCGCCTTTTTCCGTTGTGGTGGGAAATCCGGCAGAGGTAATAAGGGAGATCCCGCCGGAGGACCGGCAATAG
- a CDS encoding class I SAM-dependent methyltransferase: protein MTWEEAVEWLKSQPDKQYLVEAAYYDEPAAEAAKRFASGGEWREVARILTPWMPGKVLDLGAGNGISSYAFARSGCIVTALEPDHSFKVGGGAIKTLAGETKSRIEVVQGYGEELPFKDGTFDIAYGRQVLHHAEDLRAVCREAARVLRSGGGFLATREHVISRKEDLPRFLESHPLQALYGGENAFLLDEYTEAIKASGFAIDSVFGPHQSPINYFPMTKNEKEEEIRRLISRLTGSFMARIICGPAAARKGLFRLLTRVDNTPGRLYTFLARKII from the coding sequence ATGACCTGGGAAGAAGCAGTCGAGTGGCTCAAGTCCCAGCCGGATAAACAGTACCTTGTCGAGGCAGCCTATTATGACGAGCCTGCGGCGGAGGCGGCAAAGCGATTTGCCTCAGGCGGAGAATGGCGGGAGGTCGCGAGAATTCTGACGCCCTGGATGCCCGGGAAGGTCCTTGACCTCGGAGCGGGCAATGGCATTTCGAGCTACGCCTTTGCCCGCTCCGGATGCATAGTGACCGCATTGGAGCCCGATCATAGTTTCAAGGTGGGGGGCGGCGCGATAAAGACCCTTGCAGGGGAGACAAAATCGCGCATAGAGGTGGTGCAGGGCTATGGGGAAGAGCTGCCCTTTAAGGACGGCACATTCGATATCGCCTACGGAAGGCAGGTGCTCCACCATGCGGAGGACCTCAGGGCCGTGTGCCGTGAGGCGGCACGGGTGCTGCGGTCCGGGGGGGGTTTTCTCGCGACCAGGGAACATGTGATATCAAGAAAGGAGGACCTGCCCCGATTTCTCGAGAGTCACCCCCTTCAGGCCCTCTATGGGGGGGAGAATGCATTTCTCCTCGATGAATACACCGAAGCCATAAAGGCTTCCGGTTTCGCGATCGATTCCGTATTCGGGCCCCACCAGTCGCCCATCAATTATTTTCCCATGACTAAGAATGAGAAGGAAGAAGAGATAAGAAGGCTAATCTCAAGGCTCACCGGTTCTTTTATGGCACGTATTATTTGCGGCCCCGCTGCGGCGAGAAAAGGGCTCTTCCGTCTCCTCACGAGGGTGGATAATACCCCCGGACGTCTTTATACGTTTTTAGCGCGTAAAATCATATGA